The Aureimonas mangrovi genome includes a region encoding these proteins:
- a CDS encoding aspartate/glutamate racemase family protein, with protein sequence MSASTGPALRPIVVVNPNSDAAVTEALSQALEGFRRPGGPAVECVTFEDGPIGIVTERDVQEAALRFGEYAASRPDAGALISACYSQPGVDLARSLTRVPVIGIQDAGVLTAMARADLFGVIAVAQGSIPRHLRHLRRLGVDGRLAGEVALSQPMSVAESGRGERSFALLMEAGSALAAMGAGAVVLGCAGMSGHRARLEAELGLAVIDPTQAAVAMALGMLVAGTA encoded by the coding sequence ATGAGCGCGTCGACGGGCCCCGCCCTCCGACCGATCGTCGTCGTCAATCCGAACAGCGACGCGGCTGTAACCGAGGCGCTCTCGCAGGCGCTGGAGGGCTTTCGGCGTCCGGGCGGCCCGGCCGTCGAATGCGTGACCTTCGAGGACGGGCCGATCGGCATCGTCACGGAGCGCGACGTGCAGGAAGCGGCTCTGCGCTTCGGCGAGTACGCCGCGTCCCGGCCGGACGCCGGGGCGCTGATCAGCGCCTGCTATTCGCAGCCTGGCGTCGATCTCGCGCGGTCCCTCACACGCGTGCCTGTGATCGGCATCCAGGACGCCGGCGTCCTCACCGCCATGGCGCGGGCGGACCTCTTCGGCGTCATCGCCGTCGCGCAAGGGTCGATCCCGCGTCACCTTCGTCATCTGCGCCGGCTCGGCGTCGACGGGCGCCTCGCCGGCGAGGTCGCGCTCTCGCAGCCGATGAGCGTCGCGGAAAGCGGTCGCGGCGAGCGCTCATTTGCGCTTCTGATGGAGGCGGGAAGCGCGCTCGCGGCCATGGGTGCCGGCGCCGTCGTCCTCGGCTGCGCGGGCATGTCGGGGCACCGCGCGCGGCTCGAGGCCGAGCTCGGCCTCGCCGTCATTGATCCCACGCAGGCCGCCGTCGCGATGGCGCTCGGAATGCTCGTGGCGGGGACGGCTTGA